In the Candidatus Electrothrix sp. GW3-4 genome, one interval contains:
- a CDS encoding ATP-binding protein — MLTPEQRTQKRRLTRYVIVFCMLLIPLLAYTQRNLLRGELNLPLSSTVLIFALININGLLLLLMLYLILRNLVELVFERRNRILGSRLRVRLVIAFVSLSMIPTVILFLVSLGSVSTAMEYWFNSNVEESLQSSLTLARNLFHETENRAANMGSHIGRLLEKGEVSMHDNIKLQQLFDKTISLVPLGAPDALSLINPQLGLAVAAKGERLAAISLPEIPTEALRKAANNQEPEVITRQVPAGELIQAIVPIQSAEPNKTFLVTTLLIPIEKLTLMQSVSQGITDYKQLVMLKAPIKLSMIIMLLIITLLILFGAIWFGFFIARSMTASINKLAEGTQRVAGGDLDFTIEKESDDEMGLLVDSFNSMTSDLLKSNRELAETHKALQQSNLISKQRRRYLETILKNVAAGVIAINEHNEVTTINPFAEKLLKIDTTAFLHKDFHRALPRSHVTVIENFFNDLLESGKRSIERHLNLTVRRGETYSLLVNITRLIDEQERSIGYVIVFDNLTKLEKAQRLAAWQEVARRIAHEIKNPLTPIQLSAQRLRKRYLTTIKNDREIFEQCTGTIISQVDEIKRLVTEFSDFARMPRVKKQPADIIAIAADTLVLYREGHKHINFLLEHDEVPLFAFDPVQIKRVLINLLDNAVSVLAHGGTVSNEIRLHREEETVSIIVRDDGPGMSDQVRQRLFEPYFSTRKSGTGLGLAIAHTIITEHNGAIQVHDNTPSGTVFTIELPFHPARKTSRAE; from the coding sequence ATGCTTACCCCTGAACAGCGCACACAAAAACGACGACTGACGCGCTATGTTATTGTCTTTTGTATGCTGCTGATCCCTCTTCTTGCCTATACCCAGCGTAATTTACTCAGAGGAGAACTCAACCTCCCCCTTTCCAGCACAGTCCTGATCTTTGCCCTCATCAATATTAACGGCTTACTGCTCTTGCTTATGCTCTACCTGATTCTCCGCAATCTGGTGGAGCTGGTCTTTGAGCGGCGAAACAGGATCCTTGGCTCGCGCCTTCGGGTACGACTGGTTATCGCCTTTGTCTCGCTGTCCATGATCCCTACGGTCATCTTATTTCTCGTATCGCTGGGGTCCGTATCCACGGCAATGGAGTATTGGTTCAACTCCAATGTGGAGGAATCCCTCCAGTCCTCTCTGACCCTGGCCCGCAATCTCTTTCATGAGACGGAAAACCGGGCAGCGAATATGGGCAGCCATATAGGGCGGCTCCTGGAAAAAGGCGAGGTGAGTATGCATGATAACATCAAATTACAGCAGCTCTTTGATAAAACTATCTCTCTGGTCCCGCTCGGCGCTCCAGACGCCTTATCCTTGATCAACCCTCAGCTGGGCCTGGCAGTTGCAGCCAAAGGAGAGCGTTTGGCGGCGATTTCCCTGCCAGAAATTCCGACAGAGGCCCTGCGGAAGGCGGCTAACAACCAGGAACCAGAGGTTATTACCCGTCAGGTTCCAGCAGGCGAACTGATCCAGGCCATCGTCCCCATCCAATCAGCAGAGCCCAACAAGACCTTTCTCGTCACCACCCTGCTTATTCCCATAGAAAAATTAACCCTGATGCAATCGGTCTCCCAGGGAATTACCGACTATAAGCAGCTGGTCATGCTCAAGGCCCCGATCAAGCTCAGCATGATCATCATGCTGCTCATCATCACCCTGCTCATCCTTTTCGGGGCGATCTGGTTTGGTTTCTTTATTGCCCGCTCCATGACCGCCTCCATCAATAAGCTGGCCGAGGGAACCCAGCGGGTTGCAGGTGGTGACCTTGATTTTACCATTGAAAAAGAATCCGATGATGAAATGGGACTGCTGGTTGATTCCTTCAACTCAATGACCTCTGACCTGCTGAAAAGTAATAGAGAACTGGCAGAGACCCATAAGGCCCTCCAGCAATCCAACCTGATCTCGAAACAACGCAGGCGCTACCTGGAGACTATCCTGAAAAACGTTGCGGCAGGGGTTATTGCCATTAATGAACACAACGAGGTCACCACGATTAATCCCTTTGCAGAGAAACTGCTTAAGATTGATACCACAGCCTTCCTCCATAAAGATTTCCACAGGGCCCTGCCCCGCTCCCACGTCACTGTGATTGAAAATTTTTTCAATGACCTGCTTGAATCCGGCAAGCGCTCTATTGAACGGCACCTCAATCTTACCGTGCGCAGGGGTGAGACCTATTCGCTCCTGGTCAATATCACGCGGCTGATTGATGAACAAGAACGTTCCATAGGCTATGTCATCGTGTTCGATAACCTGACCAAGTTGGAAAAGGCCCAACGCCTGGCGGCCTGGCAGGAAGTTGCCCGCAGGATCGCTCATGAGATCAAGAATCCCTTGACGCCGATCCAGCTCTCAGCCCAACGACTCCGTAAGCGCTACCTGACGACCATAAAAAACGACCGCGAGATCTTTGAGCAATGCACTGGCACCATCATCAGTCAGGTGGATGAAATCAAACGACTGGTCACAGAGTTCTCTGATTTTGCCCGCATGCCAAGGGTCAAAAAGCAACCAGCAGATATTATCGCTATTGCCGCTGATACCTTGGTGCTGTATCGTGAGGGCCATAAGCATATCAACTTTCTCTTGGAACATGATGAAGTGCCCCTGTTCGCCTTTGATCCGGTGCAGATTAAACGGGTGCTGATCAACCTGTTGGATAATGCCGTCAGCGTCCTTGCCCACGGCGGAACAGTCTCTAATGAAATACGTCTGCACAGGGAAGAAGAGACGGTGAGCATCATTGTCCGGGATGACGGCCCTGGTATGTCTGATCAGGTCAGGCAACGCCTCTTTGAACCCTATTTTTCCACCCGTAAATCAGGGACCGGACTGGGGCTTGCCATTGCCCATACCATTATTACCGAGCATAATGGGGCAATTCAGGTGCATGACAACACCCCCTCAGGCACTGTTTTCACCATTGAGCTGCCCTTTCATCCGGCCAGGAAAACAAGCAGGGCGGAGTGA
- a CDS encoding DUF4390 domain-containing protein — MVYNLRALYTRAVRRKKLHTPLCFLCLSGLFFCLPVFSAPQATTETEKEPIIDEIVISATDGHLLLFATVRHCFTDEMLEGVRNGIPLTFRFDIRLNKIRKNWFDSELVEYKINHTLSYDPLKEEYQVAFAEKDRPEVTRSLAEAKEMMADINRLELTPLNELQVESPYSLEIKATLVENTFPLGMHSIIPFTSLWNFETDWRIVEFNY; from the coding sequence ATGGTTTATAACCTCCGAGCCCTATACACTCGTGCTGTGCGCAGAAAAAAACTTCACACTCCGCTTTGTTTTCTCTGTCTCTCTGGCCTGTTTTTTTGCCTCCCGGTCTTCTCTGCACCTCAGGCTACAACAGAGACAGAGAAGGAACCGATTATAGATGAAATCGTGATTAGCGCTACAGATGGACATTTGCTCCTTTTTGCGACAGTGCGCCATTGTTTTACCGATGAGATGCTTGAGGGCGTGCGCAATGGCATTCCGCTCACCTTTCGCTTTGATATTCGTCTTAACAAGATACGAAAAAACTGGTTTGATTCGGAATTGGTTGAATATAAGATTAACCATACCTTGAGTTATGACCCATTAAAAGAGGAGTACCAGGTCGCCTTTGCCGAGAAGGATCGGCCCGAGGTGACCAGATCATTGGCAGAAGCCAAAGAGATGATGGCGGATATTAACAGGCTTGAACTCACCCCCCTTAACGAATTACAGGTGGAGTCCCCTTATTCCTTGGAAATAAAGGCCACGCTGGTTGAAAACACCTTTCCCCTTGGCATGCACTCCATCATCCCCTTTACCTCATTATGGAACTTTGAGACCGACTGGCGCATCGTCGAGTTCAACTATTAA
- a CDS encoding NifB/NifX family molybdenum-iron cluster-binding protein, whose protein sequence is MSSSLFLAVPSNTPGGLEAEISEHFGHCDLFTLINIQEGKVTKVDTVANVEHGAGGCMEPVLLLKDQGVQAIIVGGMGARPMQALAEVNIDVYFAEKKSLKKVQEAVDGIVQGNFPVMRAEQTCKGAGTCHH, encoded by the coding sequence ATGAGTTCATCACTTTTTCTTGCCGTTCCTTCAAATACCCCGGGTGGTCTTGAGGCAGAAATTTCAGAGCATTTCGGCCATTGTGATCTTTTCACCCTGATCAATATTCAAGAGGGGAAAGTCACCAAAGTTGATACTGTTGCCAATGTGGAGCATGGTGCAGGAGGTTGCATGGAGCCTGTCCTTTTGTTAAAAGATCAGGGGGTGCAGGCCATTATTGTTGGCGGTATGGGGGCTCGTCCTATGCAGGCACTTGCTGAGGTGAATATTGACGTCTATTTTGCAGAAAAAAAGAGCCTGAAAAAAGTTCAGGAAGCGGTTGATGGTATCGTCCAAGGAAATTTTCCGGTCATGCGGGCCGAGCAGACCTGCAAGGGTGCTGGTACCTGCCATCATTGA
- a CDS encoding DUF134 domain-containing protein, whose protein sequence is MSPRLKKKRCCEGDFCGQAFKPVGLPLRKLNQIVLYRDELEALKLCDFEGLTQEQAGERMGVSRGTVQRLLTGARKKVAEALVSGAALVFSEAA, encoded by the coding sequence ATGTCTCCACGTCTGAAAAAAAAACGATGCTGTGAAGGTGACTTTTGCGGTCAGGCCTTTAAACCTGTTGGGCTGCCGTTGCGCAAGCTCAACCAGATTGTTTTGTACCGCGATGAGCTGGAAGCGCTCAAACTTTGCGATTTTGAAGGATTGACCCAAGAGCAGGCGGGCGAACGCATGGGCGTATCACGGGGGACAGTCCAGCGTCTCCTCACTGGCGCCCGCAAGAAAGTGGCTGAGGCCTTAGTCTCCGGTGCTGCTTTGGTTTTTTCAGAAGCCGCTTGA
- the rodA gene encoding rod shape-determining protein RodA — translation MLRFDRRLVHNFDWVMVVLLLLISTMSLASLFSATWNGGPSPIFYKQLYFFLFGYALILILISIDYSELEMLSYLGYGAVCLLLLYTNLFVDSIAGTQRWINLGFFHLQPSEPAKLILVLVLASSYSSNEYVENGYRLRDIVRPAVITAVPFLLILIQPDLGTALMLAILFVSMTLFAQLRWSTLIILASTGIGCAVLGWLYGLKDYQRRRIETFLNPESDPMNHGYQIKQSKIAVGSGQAFGKGFLEGTQGHLNFLPERHTDFAFAVWCEELGFVGSLFFLICFFFMLFWGINIALTARDKFGVYLAFGLVMLIFWQTVINLFMIMGMLPVVGIPLPLFSYGGSSLLTTLIAIGILMNIRMRRFQAR, via the coding sequence GTCCCTTGCCAGCCTGTTCAGCGCAACATGGAATGGAGGACCTTCCCCGATCTTTTACAAACAGCTTTATTTCTTTCTCTTCGGCTATGCCCTCATCCTGATCCTGATCAGCATTGATTACAGTGAGCTTGAAATGCTCTCCTACCTCGGCTACGGGGCCGTCTGTCTCCTTTTACTGTACACCAATCTCTTTGTTGATTCTATTGCTGGTACCCAGCGCTGGATCAATCTGGGTTTTTTCCATCTCCAGCCCTCTGAACCGGCCAAGCTTATTCTTGTGTTGGTGCTGGCCAGTTCCTATTCCAGCAACGAGTATGTAGAAAACGGTTATCGACTGCGTGATATCGTCAGACCAGCTGTCATCACAGCGGTTCCTTTTCTCCTGATTCTCATTCAACCGGACCTGGGAACAGCGCTTATGCTGGCAATCCTCTTTGTCTCCATGACCCTGTTCGCCCAGTTACGCTGGTCCACCCTAATAATTCTGGCAAGTACCGGGATAGGGTGTGCCGTGCTGGGCTGGCTGTACGGTCTCAAGGACTATCAGCGGAGACGCATTGAAACCTTTCTTAACCCGGAAAGCGACCCCATGAACCATGGATATCAGATCAAGCAGTCGAAGATTGCTGTGGGGAGCGGGCAGGCATTTGGCAAGGGTTTTTTGGAGGGCACCCAAGGGCATCTAAATTTTTTACCTGAACGCCACACAGATTTTGCCTTTGCCGTCTGGTGCGAGGAATTGGGCTTTGTCGGCTCCCTCTTTTTCCTGATCTGTTTTTTCTTCATGCTCTTCTGGGGAATCAACATAGCCTTAACAGCCAGAGATAAATTCGGTGTCTACCTCGCCTTTGGTTTGGTTATGCTCATTTTTTGGCAAACCGTGATTAATCTCTTTATGATCATGGGGATGTTGCCCGTGGTCGGGATTCCACTTCCTCTGTTCAGCTACGGAGGATCATCACTTCTGACTACCTTAATCGCTATTGGTATTCTGATGAATATTCGGATGCGGAGATTTCAGGCGAGATAG